A stretch of the Drosophila sulfurigaster albostrigata strain 15112-1811.04 chromosome 2L, ASM2355843v2, whole genome shotgun sequence genome encodes the following:
- the LOC133839347 gene encoding general transcription factor IIH subunit 5 → MVNVMKGVLVECDPAMKQFLLHLDEKLALGRKFIIQDLDENHLFISTDIVEVLQARVDDLMDRISFPLHEKDA, encoded by the exons ATGGTAAATGTAATGAAAGGTGTACTTGTGGAATG TGATCCGGCTATGAAACAATTTTTACTGCATTTAGACGAGAAGCTGGCGTTGGGTCGCAAATTTATCATACAAGACTTGGACGAAAATCATCTATTCATCTCAACGGACATTGTGGAAGTGCTGCAGGCTCGTGTGGACGACTTAATGGACCGCATCAGTTTTCCGCTGCACGAGAAAGACGCCTAA
- the LOC133839346 gene encoding zinc finger HIT domain-containing protein 1 encodes MTGRESHRIKDAEKKRVLDEAARQRRARKALEALEQDNFQDDPHADLVMSKKLPKFQDSIKNSKEKKGKRKGAEYFRAKYRKNFQQLLEEEKQKPNYETAAAPAPKKPVRHFCAVCGNFSQYSCTACGTRYCRVRCLRTHQDTRCLKWTA; translated from the coding sequence atgACAGGACGCGAATCGCATCGCATCAAAGATGCCGAAAAGAAACGTGTCTTGGACGAAGCAGCGCGGCAGCGACGCGCGCGCAAAGCTCTCGAAGCGTTGGAGCAGGACAATTTCCAAGATGACCCACATGCCGATCTCGTAATGTCAAAGAAGTTGCCCAAATTCCAGGACAGTATCAAGAACAGCAAGGAGAAGAAGGGCAAACGGAAAGGTGCTGAATATTTTCGAGCCAAGTACCGCAAGAATTTCCAACAGCTGCTGGaggaagaaaaacaaaagcccaACTACGAGACTGCAGCAGCTCCGGCGCCAAAGAAGCCCGTGCGTCATTTTTGCGCCGTGTGCGGCAACTTTTCACAATATTCGTGCACAGCATGTGGCACACGGTATTGTCGCGTTCGCTGTCTTCGCACGCATCAGGACACCCGTTGTTTAAAGTGGACCGCATGA